In one window of Ferriphaselus amnicola DNA:
- a CDS encoding ABC transporter permease: protein MIRTLAARELRSLFALPSTWLMLGVLQFLLAWNFLSRLDAWLQLQPQLAQLANPPGVTITVAAPLLNMLGLLLMLLTPLFTMRAFAEERRNQTLALLLSSPVSARQLVLGKFLGLLTFLMLLVAAELAMVGTLGIGTSLDKGLLAANLLGLLLLTMSFVAVGLYISMLTAQPIVAAIGGLAVLLGLWVIDVSATDEGAIWHELSPVAHFQKLNIGLFDTADITFFLLFTAAFLQLSVCRIRALRRG from the coding sequence ATGATACGCACCCTCGCCGCCCGCGAACTACGCAGCCTGTTCGCCCTGCCCTCTACTTGGCTGATGCTAGGCGTGTTGCAATTTCTGCTGGCATGGAATTTCCTGTCCCGCCTCGATGCCTGGCTGCAACTGCAACCGCAACTGGCGCAACTCGCCAACCCGCCCGGTGTGACCATCACCGTCGCCGCGCCTTTGCTCAACATGCTGGGTTTGCTGCTGATGCTGCTGACACCGCTGTTCACCATGCGCGCCTTCGCAGAAGAACGCCGCAACCAGACACTGGCACTGCTGCTTTCCTCGCCCGTTTCCGCGCGTCAACTGGTGCTGGGAAAATTCCTCGGCTTGCTCACTTTCCTCATGTTGCTGGTCGCCGCCGAACTGGCGATGGTCGGTACTCTGGGCATCGGCACCTCGCTAGATAAAGGCTTGCTCGCCGCCAACCTACTCGGTCTGCTGCTGCTCACCATGAGCTTTGTCGCGGTCGGCTTATACATCTCCATGCTCACCGCGCAGCCCATCGTCGCCGCTATCGGCGGACTGGCGGTCTTGCTCGGCCTGTGGGTGATCGACGTGAGCGCCACCGACGAAGGCGCGATCTGGCATGAGCTGTCGCCCGTAGCACACTTCCAAAAACTGAACATCGGCCTGTTCGACACCGCCGACATCACTTTCTTCCTGCTATTCACCGCCGCGTTCCTGCAACTGTCGGTGTGCCGCATCCGCGCACTACGTCGAGGCTGA
- a CDS encoding 50S ribosomal protein L25/general stress protein Ctc, with translation MTIEVIATSRQAQGTGASRRLRNSGRTPGIVYGGGDAVQIELDHNDLYYALRNEAFHASVLSLSVDGKKESVLLRDFQMHPFRQQVLHIDFQRVDAGKKMHVKVPLHFINADVAPGVKLGGGIISHVLNELDVACLPANLPEFVEVDLSKLEIGKSVHVSDLKLPKGVEAAGHHHASDAVATIQVPRGAVEAAAATAAE, from the coding sequence ATGACCATTGAAGTGATTGCAACATCCCGCCAAGCGCAAGGAACGGGTGCGAGCCGCCGTCTGCGTAATTCGGGTCGTACCCCTGGCATCGTTTACGGTGGTGGCGACGCTGTCCAGATCGAACTGGATCACAACGATCTGTACTACGCACTGCGCAACGAAGCTTTCCACGCTTCCGTGCTGTCGCTGAGCGTGGACGGCAAGAAGGAATCCGTGCTGCTGCGTGACTTCCAAATGCACCCGTTCCGTCAGCAAGTGCTGCACATCGACTTCCAGCGCGTGGACGCAGGCAAGAAGATGCACGTGAAGGTGCCTCTGCACTTCATCAACGCTGACGTGGCTCCTGGCGTCAAGCTGGGCGGTGGCATCATCAGCCACGTGCTGAACGAGTTGGATGTGGCCTGTCTGCCAGCTAACCTGCCAGAGTTTGTCGAAGTCGATCTGTCCAAGCTCGAAATCGGCAAGTCCGTGCACGTGTCTGACCTGAAGCTGCCTAAGGGCGTAGAAGCTGCTGGTCACCACCACGCATCTGATGCGGTAGCAACCATCCAAGTACCGCGTGGTGCTGTGGAAGCCGCCGCTGCAACCGCTGCTGAGTAA
- a CDS encoding ABC transporter substrate-binding protein, whose protein sequence is MSKIILAISLLAALLGCERSQPEKLQPQKITIAYTYQPQSTLVHIAVEKGYFVEEGLIVESLMHTYGKAALQSVTEGKADFATVAETPVMFSVLKGENIFVIANIEASTTNNAIVARKDAGISKPSDLIGKQVAYTPGTTSDFFLDSFLTASGLTRNDIKPISLKPEELQDAFVAKRIDAASTWNYPLTQIIQQLGKSGVIFYDRDIYTETFNIACQQDFVKQNPETVKRFLRALIKAEEFVAKNPAEAQSIMSAHTQIDKSLISKVWGAFNYRVLQDHTLLLTLEDETRWAMKNRLTDQTVMPNYMDYLHLDSLREVKPEAVKMGR, encoded by the coding sequence ATGAGCAAAATTATCCTTGCCATTTCCTTACTGGCAGCACTGCTTGGATGCGAAAGGTCTCAACCCGAAAAACTCCAGCCGCAAAAGATCACCATTGCCTATACCTACCAGCCGCAAAGTACGCTGGTGCATATCGCGGTAGAAAAAGGCTATTTTGTCGAGGAAGGCCTAATCGTCGAATCGCTGATGCATACCTACGGTAAAGCGGCCTTGCAATCAGTCACTGAGGGCAAAGCGGATTTTGCGACCGTTGCCGAGACCCCCGTCATGTTCAGTGTGCTCAAAGGCGAAAATATCTTCGTGATTGCCAACATCGAAGCCAGCACCACCAACAATGCCATCGTGGCCAGAAAAGATGCGGGCATCTCTAAACCCAGCGATCTAATAGGCAAACAAGTTGCCTACACACCCGGCACCACCTCGGACTTTTTCCTCGACTCCTTCCTGACCGCGAGTGGCCTCACGCGCAATGACATCAAACCCATCAGCTTGAAGCCAGAAGAACTTCAGGATGCATTCGTGGCAAAAAGAATAGACGCGGCTTCCACTTGGAACTATCCGCTGACCCAAATCATCCAGCAACTGGGGAAGAGTGGAGTCATTTTTTATGATCGGGATATCTACACCGAGACGTTCAACATCGCCTGCCAGCAGGACTTCGTCAAACAGAATCCAGAGACAGTAAAACGCTTCCTCCGCGCACTCATCAAGGCTGAAGAATTCGTGGCAAAGAATCCAGCCGAGGCGCAGTCCATCATGTCGGCCCACACCCAAATTGACAAGAGTTTGATCAGCAAGGTCTGGGGCGCGTTCAACTATCGTGTACTACAAGACCACACGCTGCTGCTCACGCTGGAAGACGAGACACGATGGGCGATGAAGAACAGATTGACTGACCAAACCGTGATGCCCAACTACATGGACTACCTTCATCTTGACAGCCTGCGAGAAGTCAAACCTGAAGCAGTCAAAATGGGCCGATGA
- a CDS encoding tetratricopeptide repeat protein, which translates to MDFKYTAVLSALLLTACAQAPKREVEPPAPPVEKIVKEEPQPTLPNQDLTAPMLYEFMLSELASQRGHNDLAAATSYDLAKKTRDPRLAKRAAQLTFGTGQMDKALEAFRLWQELEPDSPLAQRMFVTLLVSGGRLSEAQPHIADMLVKDKPNAGRTLMQLYPMLAPYPDKTMVLDLLRDLTQPYPELPEAHYLIAQAANAKSERALALDEIRVARKLRPDWEAAVIFEALLLREQPSEAAAKLKEFLATHPDARDVRLNYARTLYEQKKWVESRIEFQKVLDNEPGNSELAFVVADISMRLGELDKAEAQLKQALEKGNKDENTLHFYLGQLNEAQQHDAEALGDYRAVKAGESLYPAQLRIAFLLNKSGKLDEAREQLHQIQPINNQQRVTVVLFEAQLLRDAQQYEATYQVLNKGLEKLPKHPDLLYETAMVADKLGKYAESEQLLRKLIQIKPDHAHAYNALGYSMLERNERIDEAVSLVEKALQIDPNDPAILDSAGWGYFRQGDLNKSLSFLRRAYAATPDPEVAGHLGEVLWMNGDKAEAEKIWDESLKANPGNAQLEATIKRVKHL; encoded by the coding sequence ATGGATTTTAAATACACCGCTGTTTTATCCGCTCTGCTGCTGACTGCCTGCGCGCAAGCTCCGAAGCGCGAGGTCGAGCCGCCTGCGCCGCCGGTCGAAAAGATCGTGAAGGAGGAGCCGCAGCCGACGTTGCCGAATCAGGATCTGACGGCTCCCATGTTGTATGAATTCATGTTGTCTGAGTTAGCCAGCCAGCGCGGCCATAATGATCTGGCGGCGGCGACATCCTACGATCTTGCCAAGAAGACGCGTGATCCTCGGTTGGCTAAACGTGCAGCGCAATTAACCTTCGGCACCGGTCAGATGGATAAGGCGCTGGAGGCATTCCGCTTATGGCAGGAGCTGGAGCCGGATTCGCCGCTGGCGCAACGCATGTTCGTTACCTTGCTGGTGAGCGGTGGCCGTTTGAGCGAAGCGCAACCGCATATTGCTGACATGCTAGTCAAAGATAAGCCCAATGCTGGGCGTACGCTGATGCAGCTCTATCCGATGCTAGCCCCGTATCCCGATAAGACTATGGTTCTCGACTTGCTGCGCGACTTGACGCAGCCGTATCCAGAATTACCTGAAGCACATTACTTGATCGCGCAGGCCGCCAATGCCAAGAGCGAGCGCGCGTTGGCGCTGGACGAGATCCGTGTTGCGCGCAAGTTGCGTCCCGATTGGGAGGCGGCGGTGATCTTCGAGGCCTTGTTATTACGTGAACAGCCGTCGGAAGCAGCGGCTAAGCTCAAGGAATTTCTGGCGACCCATCCTGATGCACGTGATGTGCGACTGAATTACGCACGCACGCTGTACGAGCAGAAGAAGTGGGTGGAGTCGCGTATCGAGTTCCAAAAAGTGCTGGATAACGAGCCGGGTAATTCCGAGCTGGCGTTTGTTGTCGCGGATATTTCGATGCGCTTGGGTGAGCTGGATAAAGCTGAAGCCCAACTCAAGCAAGCGCTGGAAAAAGGCAACAAGGATGAGAATACCCTGCATTTTTATCTTGGTCAGTTGAACGAAGCGCAGCAACACGACGCGGAGGCGCTCGGCGATTACCGTGCGGTCAAAGCGGGTGAAAGTCTGTATCCGGCACAGTTGCGCATCGCGTTTCTGCTTAATAAGTCGGGCAAGCTGGACGAGGCGCGTGAGCAACTGCATCAGATTCAACCGATCAATAACCAGCAACGAGTCACCGTGGTGCTATTCGAGGCGCAATTGCTACGTGATGCGCAACAATATGAAGCCACCTATCAGGTGCTGAATAAAGGTTTGGAGAAGCTGCCTAAGCATCCCGATCTACTCTACGAAACTGCGATGGTGGCGGACAAGCTGGGCAAATATGCGGAGTCCGAGCAGTTGTTGCGCAAGCTGATCCAGATCAAGCCGGATCATGCCCATGCGTATAACGCGCTGGGTTACAGCATGCTGGAGCGCAATGAGCGCATCGACGAGGCGGTGTCGCTGGTGGAAAAAGCGCTACAAATCGATCCGAACGATCCCGCGATTCTCGATAGTGCCGGTTGGGGCTATTTCCGTCAGGGTGATCTGAATAAAAGTCTGAGCTTCTTGCGTCGAGCTTATGCAGCTACGCCTGATCCCGAAGTGGCAGGGCATCTTGGCGAAGTGCTGTGGATGAATGGCGATAAGGCTGAAGCGGAAAAGATCTGGGATGAGTCGCTTAAAGCGAACCCAGGTAACGCTCAGCTTGAAGCTACGATCAAGCGCGTTAAGCACTTGTAG
- a CDS encoding diguanylate cyclase domain-containing protein — translation MSAILAWTFDEFKRAENDKAVANTILVNFFERTSFRDQYFLHREDRTRIQWDESKRESDRLLEKARLQFHNTEELQTLEQLRGHIDETAPLFHRIVDNHRTLQTISGNKRRVYEELDRRLSSQLLLKAESVRDSATTLYEACSRRVDHEYQRLLIVTSVFALSVATLAILASLSLGNMIRRRLIPLHDGARIIAGGDLSHRIAFDTNDEFADLAQSINRMTDGLHAFTQRLEAEINEHERTEEKLEELNLDFVSFLENTSDFIYFKDKDSHFRFCSQTLANITGHTSWRDMVGKHDLEVFPKDTAQIYYEEELPIFREGIPLLNKVDPYYDAAGNPGWVSTNKWPLFDAEGNVIGLFGISRDITESKQAIDALRESESRFRTLANSAPVLIWMSGLDKLCNWFNKVWLEFTGHSMEQELDNGWTKGVHPEDLQRCLDTYVTAFDARQEFVMEYRLRRHDGEYRWLTDHGTPRFDEQGTFLGYIGSCVDVTESHIEHVQTQFTAQHDPLTHLPNRLLLEDRLQQLLSSAKRDKERAALLFVDLDRFKPINDSHGHDIGDRLLQEVAKRLQACVRESDTVARIGGDEFVILLPMVESPEDAKQVAEKIRAALNQPFNVATLTLHISSSTGVALYPEHGVSNEQLLKNADTAMYWAKESGRNEVMFYQPIMDKQ, via the coding sequence ATGTCGGCGATACTGGCTTGGACTTTTGACGAATTCAAACGTGCTGAGAACGACAAAGCTGTAGCTAATACGATTCTGGTCAATTTCTTTGAGCGCACCTCATTCAGGGACCAGTATTTTCTTCATAGGGAAGACCGCACACGCATTCAGTGGGATGAAAGCAAGCGAGAGTCCGACCGTCTGCTAGAAAAAGCACGACTTCAATTCCACAATACAGAGGAGCTACAGACGCTGGAACAGCTGCGCGGACATATCGACGAGACTGCGCCACTTTTTCACCGCATCGTTGACAACCACCGTACGCTGCAAACGATCAGCGGAAACAAGCGCCGTGTTTACGAAGAGCTCGACCGCAGACTCTCCAGCCAGCTCCTGCTGAAAGCCGAGTCAGTTCGTGACTCGGCGACAACGTTGTACGAAGCCTGCTCGCGACGGGTCGATCACGAATACCAGCGGCTGCTCATCGTCACCAGCGTATTCGCCCTATCGGTGGCTACTCTGGCTATCTTGGCATCACTTTCTCTCGGCAATATGATCCGCAGACGACTGATACCGCTTCACGACGGGGCAAGAATCATCGCTGGAGGTGATTTGTCACACCGCATCGCATTTGACACCAATGACGAGTTTGCCGATCTTGCGCAATCCATCAACAGGATGACCGACGGGCTGCATGCTTTCACCCAACGGCTTGAAGCAGAAATCAATGAACACGAGCGCACTGAAGAAAAACTCGAAGAGCTAAATCTTGATTTTGTTTCATTTCTGGAAAACACCAGTGATTTCATCTACTTCAAGGACAAGGACAGCCACTTCCGCTTTTGTAGCCAAACACTGGCCAACATCACCGGCCACACCAGTTGGCGTGATATGGTCGGCAAACACGATCTTGAAGTATTCCCCAAAGATACCGCGCAAATCTACTACGAGGAGGAGTTGCCGATTTTCCGCGAAGGCATACCTCTACTGAACAAGGTTGATCCTTATTACGATGCTGCGGGTAATCCGGGGTGGGTCAGCACAAATAAATGGCCGCTATTCGATGCCGAAGGAAACGTGATCGGCCTATTCGGAATCAGCCGTGACATCACCGAATCTAAACAAGCCATAGATGCGCTACGTGAAAGCGAGAGCCGCTTCCGCACGTTGGCAAACAGCGCGCCGGTGTTGATTTGGATGTCTGGGCTAGACAAACTGTGCAACTGGTTCAACAAGGTCTGGCTAGAATTTACCGGGCATAGCATGGAGCAGGAATTGGACAACGGTTGGACCAAAGGAGTACATCCCGAAGATTTGCAGCGCTGCCTAGATACCTATGTAACGGCTTTCGATGCACGGCAGGAATTCGTCATGGAATACCGGCTTCGCCGTCATGACGGCGAGTATCGTTGGTTGACCGACCACGGTACCCCACGCTTTGACGAACAGGGGACTTTCTTGGGCTATATCGGCTCCTGCGTCGATGTCACGGAAAGCCATATCGAGCATGTTCAAACTCAGTTTACCGCCCAGCACGACCCACTCACCCACTTGCCCAATCGTTTACTGCTCGAAGACCGGTTGCAGCAACTTCTTTCCTCAGCCAAACGAGACAAGGAACGAGCCGCGTTGCTGTTCGTCGATCTGGATAGATTCAAACCCATCAATGACAGTCACGGCCACGACATCGGCGATCGACTACTCCAAGAGGTAGCAAAACGCCTGCAAGCCTGTGTCCGGGAGTCAGATACCGTTGCGCGTATCGGCGGTGATGAGTTCGTCATTTTGCTGCCGATGGTTGAGTCTCCCGAAGATGCCAAGCAGGTAGCGGAAAAGATTCGCGCAGCGTTGAATCAGCCATTCAATGTAGCGACGCTCACTCTTCACATCTCTTCCAGCACGGGAGTCGCGCTGTATCCAGAGCATGGAGTCAGTAACGAGCAGCTACTAAAAAATGCCGATACCGCCATGTATTGGGCCAAAGAAAGTGGCCGCAACGAAGTGATGTTCTATCAACCGATTATGGACAAGCAATAA
- a CDS encoding ABC transporter ATP-binding protein → MSHSTPATADVTLNAQHLSRRIGKREIVHDVTLTLHRGEVLGLLGHNGAGKSTVLQMLAGVLTPDSGEISISGFDLLLQPQAAKAKLGFLPEMPPLYKELTVDAYLAFAARLRLIPTAKVHAAVAHAKHRCGLSAMGKKIIATLSKGYQQRVGIAQAIIHEPDVIILDEPTVGLDPAQLREIRALIRELGNTHSVILSTHLLPEVAALCDRVEVIRQGKQVYSADRSAFDHDGLEDRLVELTTEVTP, encoded by the coding sequence TTGAGCCACTCTACCCCAGCCACTGCCGACGTCACCCTGAACGCTCAGCACCTATCGCGCCGCATCGGCAAGCGCGAGATCGTACACGACGTGACGCTCACGCTGCATCGCGGCGAAGTGCTCGGTCTGCTCGGTCACAACGGCGCGGGTAAAAGCACCGTATTGCAGATGCTGGCGGGCGTACTCACGCCGGACAGCGGCGAGATCAGCATTTCCGGCTTCGACCTGTTACTCCAGCCGCAAGCGGCCAAGGCCAAGCTTGGATTTCTGCCAGAAATGCCGCCGCTGTATAAAGAACTCACGGTCGATGCTTACTTAGCCTTTGCTGCGCGCTTGCGGCTGATACCCACCGCCAAGGTTCACGCCGCCGTCGCCCACGCCAAGCACCGCTGCGGGCTAAGCGCGATGGGCAAAAAGATCATCGCCACGCTGTCCAAAGGCTATCAGCAGCGCGTCGGCATCGCGCAGGCAATCATCCATGAGCCGGACGTCATCATTCTGGACGAGCCTACCGTCGGCCTTGATCCAGCGCAGTTGCGCGAGATACGCGCCCTGATCCGCGAACTAGGTAACACGCATAGCGTCATCCTTTCGACGCACTTGCTGCCCGAAGTCGCCGCGCTGTGCGATCGCGTTGAAGTGATCCGCCAAGGTAAGCAAGTCTATAGTGCCGACCGCAGCGCCTTCGACCACGACGGGTTGGAAGATCGCTTGGTGGAACTGACCACGGAGGTCACGCCATGA
- a CDS encoding ribose-phosphate pyrophosphokinase: MSRDMMVVTGNANPRLAEAVVRHLGMELGQANVGRFSDGEVMIELLENVRGKDVFVLQSTCAPTNDSLMEVMVMVDALKRASAGRITAALPYFGYARQDRRPRSARVAITAKVVADMLTGAGVDRVLTMDLHADQIQGFFDVPVDNIYAAPVLLGDVRNSNYENLMVVSPDVGGVVRARALAKRLEADLAIIDKRRPKPNVAKVMNIIGDVAGRTCIIMDDMVDTANTLCEAAAALKEKGASRVVAYCTHPVLSGPAISRIENSALDELVVTDTIPLRPEAQACKRIRQLSVAELLAESIRRIHAEESVSSLFLD; this comes from the coding sequence ATGTCCCGCGACATGATGGTAGTCACTGGTAACGCCAACCCCCGTCTTGCAGAAGCAGTCGTTCGTCATCTTGGCATGGAGCTTGGTCAGGCCAATGTCGGTCGTTTTTCCGACGGCGAGGTGATGATCGAGCTACTGGAGAACGTACGCGGTAAAGACGTGTTCGTACTTCAGTCCACTTGTGCGCCCACTAACGATAGCCTGATGGAAGTGATGGTCATGGTCGATGCGCTCAAGCGCGCTTCCGCTGGCCGTATCACTGCCGCCTTGCCCTATTTCGGCTACGCCCGCCAAGACCGACGTCCGCGCTCTGCTCGCGTCGCGATCACGGCTAAGGTGGTGGCTGACATGCTGACCGGTGCAGGTGTCGATCGCGTGCTGACGATGGATCTACATGCCGATCAGATCCAAGGCTTCTTCGATGTGCCCGTGGATAACATCTACGCTGCCCCAGTGCTACTGGGCGATGTGCGCAACAGCAACTACGAGAATCTGATGGTGGTTTCGCCCGATGTCGGTGGCGTAGTTCGTGCCCGCGCATTGGCCAAACGGCTCGAAGCCGATTTGGCGATCATCGACAAGCGCCGTCCAAAACCTAACGTAGCCAAAGTGATGAACATCATCGGCGATGTTGCCGGTCGTACCTGCATCATCATGGATGATATGGTTGATACAGCGAACACCTTGTGTGAAGCGGCGGCTGCGCTGAAGGAAAAGGGCGCATCGCGCGTGGTGGCTTACTGTACCCACCCGGTATTGTCGGGCCCCGCCATTAGCCGCATCGAGAATTCGGCGCTGGACGAGTTGGTTGTGACTGACACGATTCCTCTGCGCCCAGAGGCGCAGGCTTGCAAACGTATTCGCCAACTGAGTGTGGCCGAGCTGTTGGCTGAGTCGATACGTCGCATCCACGCCGAAGAATCGGTGAGTTCGCTGTTCTTGGATTGA
- the lolB gene encoding lipoprotein insertase outer membrane protein LolB, whose protein sequence is MTQHDLAQSFVLNGRIAVNHHGERSTVSLRWVHKPGSNDILLLAPLGITLAHIEHTASGVLLEASGKQYRSRDVETLMDDVIGWHLPLDEMYTWAMARPYPQSPFDVESNTNKQIVWLRQDGWEIRYPRYQSDAEDSLPLKLLLRHNDLDLQLVVDEWELGSHE, encoded by the coding sequence TTGACGCAACATGACCTTGCGCAGTCTTTCGTACTCAATGGGCGGATCGCCGTGAATCATCACGGCGAGCGCTCCACAGTCAGTCTGCGCTGGGTGCATAAGCCGGGTAGCAACGATATCTTATTACTTGCGCCGCTCGGTATCACCTTGGCCCACATCGAACATACGGCATCAGGTGTTTTGCTGGAGGCGAGCGGCAAACAGTACCGCTCACGCGATGTGGAAACTTTGATGGATGATGTGATCGGCTGGCATCTGCCGCTGGACGAAATGTACACGTGGGCGATGGCGCGGCCATATCCGCAGTCCCCCTTCGATGTGGAAAGCAATACCAATAAGCAGATCGTTTGGCTGCGGCAGGATGGTTGGGAGATTCGTTATCCGCGCTATCAGAGCGATGCCGAGGATAGCTTGCCGCTGAAACTGCTGTTAAGGCATAACGACCTTGACCTGCAATTGGTCGTGGATGAATGGGAGTTGGGTAGTCATGAATGA
- the ispE gene encoding 4-(cytidine 5'-diphospho)-2-C-methyl-D-erythritol kinase, which yields MSKLTATAPAKLNLFLHVIGRRADGYHLLQTLFRFIDLADTLHFTARKDGVVRRVNEVEGVPEASDLVVRAARLLHRETGCTLGVDIEVEKCIPMGGGLGGGSSDAATTLLSLNRLWGLGLSRDRLMELGLTLGADVPVFIFGQNAFAEGVGERLQPWNLPESWYVVLFPPVNVPTSVIFSHPELTRDSISLTMRALETAAWHNDLQPVACKMFPEVAQHLEWLERFAPAMMTGSGACVFAGFASEAKAQAVLQQLPSAMRGVVTQGLSRHPLHDWVND from the coding sequence ATGAGTAAGCTGACGGCGACTGCACCCGCTAAGTTGAATCTGTTCTTGCATGTGATCGGGCGTCGTGCCGACGGTTATCACTTGTTGCAAACCTTGTTCCGCTTCATTGATCTGGCTGACACCCTGCATTTCACTGCGCGTAAAGATGGCGTGGTGCGCCGCGTCAATGAGGTGGAGGGGGTACCAGAAGCGTCTGATCTGGTGGTGCGAGCCGCGCGTTTGTTGCATCGTGAGACTGGTTGTACGCTGGGCGTGGACATCGAGGTCGAGAAATGTATTCCGATGGGTGGAGGTTTGGGCGGCGGTAGCTCAGATGCGGCGACCACTCTGTTGTCACTGAATCGCTTGTGGGGCTTGGGGCTGTCGCGAGATCGTCTGATGGAACTTGGGCTGACCTTGGGCGCAGATGTGCCTGTATTCATATTCGGTCAGAACGCCTTTGCCGAGGGGGTGGGAGAGCGTTTACAGCCTTGGAATTTGCCTGAATCTTGGTATGTGGTGCTGTTTCCGCCAGTGAATGTACCGACATCTGTAATTTTTTCACATCCAGAATTGACACGCGATTCGATTTCGCTGACAATGCGCGCCCTTGAAACAGCAGCTTGGCATAACGATCTACAGCCAGTTGCGTGCAAGATGTTTCCCGAGGTCGCGCAGCACCTTGAATGGCTAGAAAGATTCGCTCCGGCGATGATGACAGGCTCTGGTGCGTGTGTGTTTGCCGGGTTCGCCAGTGAGGCGAAAGCGCAGGCGGTGTTGCAGCAATTGCCGTCAGCGATGCGTGGTGTGGTCACGCAAGGATTATCCCGTCACCCATTGCATGATTGGGTGAACGATTAG
- a CDS encoding malate dehydrogenase, with amino-acid sequence MKAPIRVAITGAAGQIGYNLLFRIANGDMLGREQPVILQLLDLPQAQPALRGVAMELEDCAFPALQQVITTDDPRIAFRDAEVVLMVGARPRSKGMERKDLIAANGVIFSEQGRILNEVAARHVKVLVVGNPANTNALIAMKNAPDLAPCNFTAMMRLDHNRAITQVALKLFQPIQDIKKMVVWGNHSGTQYPDLSHAEIRGRKVIDVLRQNGWEGWVENEFIPTVQKRGAAVIEARGLSSAASAANSAVAHIHDWMLHSHHNDWVTMSVPSDGSYGIPEGVIYGFPVTCRNGHYQIVQGLEISELGHKHQLDSHRELLEERELVKHLLGN; translated from the coding sequence ATGAAAGCCCCCATCCGCGTTGCCATCACTGGTGCAGCTGGCCAGATCGGTTACAACCTTCTATTTCGAATCGCCAATGGCGATATGCTCGGACGCGAGCAGCCGGTGATCCTGCAATTACTCGATCTGCCACAGGCGCAGCCTGCCTTGCGTGGGGTAGCGATGGAGCTGGAAGACTGCGCTTTCCCTGCCCTGCAACAAGTCATCACCACGGACGATCCCCGTATCGCCTTCCGCGATGCGGAAGTGGTGTTGATGGTCGGCGCCCGCCCGCGCAGCAAGGGTATGGAACGCAAGGACTTGATCGCAGCCAATGGGGTCATTTTCTCCGAGCAAGGACGCATCCTGAACGAAGTCGCCGCCCGCCACGTCAAGGTGCTGGTAGTCGGCAATCCCGCGAACACCAATGCGCTGATCGCCATGAAGAATGCACCTGACCTTGCTCCGTGCAACTTCACCGCGATGATGCGTTTGGATCACAACCGCGCCATCACCCAAGTCGCGCTGAAGCTATTCCAGCCTATCCAAGACATCAAGAAGATGGTGGTCTGGGGCAACCATTCCGGCACGCAATACCCCGACCTTTCCCACGCCGAGATACGTGGACGAAAGGTGATCGATGTCTTACGTCAGAACGGATGGGAAGGTTGGGTAGAAAACGAATTCATCCCGACAGTACAGAAGCGCGGCGCAGCAGTGATCGAAGCTCGCGGCTTATCAAGTGCTGCCAGCGCAGCCAATTCAGCCGTCGCACACATCCACGACTGGATGCTGCATTCACATCACAACGATTGGGTCACAATGAGCGTACCATCCGATGGCAGCTACGGCATTCCAGAGGGCGTGATCTATGGCTTTCCGGTCACGTGCCGGAACGGCCATTACCAGATCGTACAAGGATTAGAAATCAGCGAGTTAGGACATAAACATCAACTCGACAGCCACCGTGAATTATTAGAAGAGCGAGAGCTAGTGAAACACCTGCTTGGGAATTAG